The Helianthus annuus cultivar XRQ/B chromosome 11, HanXRQr2.0-SUNRISE, whole genome shotgun sequence region CACTAATGTTTGAGTCAGGTTCCAAGCCAaataaagtgtgtgtgtgtgtgtgtataggcgaaggttctatgcagaacactaaatattgtgagaatACGCagaaccaatgttttaaaaaccggtaaataacGGCCGGTATTACCGGTCTCGGATGTAAATACGGTACGAAACACTCAGGTAAATTAGTGAAATGGCATGCGAGTTGTGCCGGCGGTAAAacccggtataccggtttgaaccgTAATACCGGTACCGGACCAAGATAACTTTTAGGGTTTGAAACTTTGGTTTTTTACGCTTTTTAATGGCCCATCCCTAATTTTAAACGTAAACCGTTTTGGCTTCACTCACAAACATAAAAAAGATCAAAATTTAAAAGCATCATTACTTCATCTCTTACGGTTCATCACCTGCTCATCCACGACATTCTGTCCATCTTCAgtggttcatcttcatcataAAATAGTGGCCGATGAAAGTGTATTTGTTGTGGATCCACGTTCGAAACTGAAACAACCCTTCTGCCCGTTCCTTTTTAGTATATAAAACAGTTGAATTATTAGCTTGATGATGTTTTTCATACTCGTACTTAATGCACACATTACTTAATGTACAAAATATATAGTTAACTAGGCAACCCAGTTGAACCACCCGGTACAACCCGGTTtgaacggttgacatgacatttggaaaccgaaggttgaggttgcatgttttttccgtacttatgaaccctccagttgatgatgaatgctatatggcggacattgttgacacgtgtatacctctttgcgacacagtcgtggatggggaaaacacaatggaggattgttatatgtttgacaggtcatAGGTGGAGGTGGAAAGGAGCACAGACGAGGAAGTGAAAagtttggaggtgcttgcggttagagaaggaaaaccgacatggacgcaccaagttgagagtttaccggagagcattgatactaaattgaagccgtcaTTAGTATAGCCTCCGGAGGTTGAGTTGAAAGCATTGtcgaagcatctcaagtatgcttcccggttatcattgcatcaaACTTAACCGCGGAGCAAGAGGTGAGATTGATGGAtgttttggtcaccaatcgggcggcgattggatggaccattgctGATTTGAAGGgcattagtccctcggtggtgatgcacaaaatcatcacggaagagcatgtgactcccgttcgagatgcacaaCGGAGATTAAACCCGAATATGTGGAAAGTGGTGAAAAAGGAAGTGCTGAAATGGCTTGATGCGGGTATTATTTACCCGATTTCGGATAGTCAATAggtgagcccaacacagacggttcccaaAAAAGCaggtatacaagtcgtcaaaagtgacgcaggtgaagaggtagccactcggccggtaaccgggtggcacatttgtattgattataggaagttgaataccgcaacttccaaaatcattttcctttaccgttcattgatcaaatagttgagaaattgtcgGGGCAACAATTTTATTACTTCCTAGATGGCTATtctggttataaccaaattgccatccatccagAAGATCAATCAAAGACCACGTTTACTTGTCCCTACGGCACATTCGCATTTAAGCGAAcaccgtttggattatgtaacgcccccgccaccttccaaaggtgtatgatgagtatcttttcagatatggtggggaagtctttggaaatcttcatggatgatttctcaatttttagGTCATCATTTGAggcttgtttggaccaactagataaagtgttaaaaaggtgTGTCGAAACTAGTTTGATCCTAacttgggaaaagagccattttatggttcaagagggaatcgTGTTGGGACACGCGGTgtcgagtcgtgggatagaggttgatcgtgcaaaAGTACAAGTTATATCTACTTTGCCATATCCCACgactgttaaaggtgttaggtcattTCTAGGTCACGCAGGGTTTTATCgacggtttattaagggttttagtgatataactAAGCCTTTGTGTAACTTGTTGTTAAAAGATCAACCgtttgattttaatgaaaattgtCAAAACGCTTTTAACAAGTTAAAAGAAAAGTTAGTtaaggccccaatcttgcaatcgcccaattggtctttaccttttgaaattatgtgcgatgcaagtgattatgtggtgggggccgtgttgggacaacgggttgacaagaaacccgttgccatatactacgcgagtaagactctttcggatgcacaattgaattacACCACTACCCAAAAAGAGCTACTcgcggtggtatatgcattggataaatttcggtcaTATATATGGGGTAGCAAAGTGattatttattctgatcacactgCAGTCAGGTAcctgatggagaaaaaggatgctaAGCCGAGATTGATTCGATGGGTATTGTTGCTCCAAGAatttgatttggagatacgggacaaaAAGGGTATCGAGAATGTGGTGGCGGACCATTTGTCCCGGTTGATGGTTGATGAGGATCCTAAATCGTTAGAGATCAATGAGTCTTTTCCCGATGAGCATATTATGAAATTAGACAagttaccatggtatgctaacattgtgaattatcttgttacaggtgacTTACCGGCACATTGGGATGGACGGAAGAGGCTGTTGGTgtactacgtctattgacttcgtcttgtatcatgtaataggataagataggttagaataaccagtgcacgaggttcaaGAAACGAAATGTGATGAATTatcatgttggaccgcttatatgaacaATGTTCATAAAAGTGATCCAAGCTATCTtgtctggatcgctcatagggcAGGTACACATAGGCGATCCagaaactctataaataggtgcatggtggtttcatttgtaacggctcggaacttgtaacgaagtgctgccgaattgcttccaggttgtaaacattatcagaatcaataaagtgaagcattatatttagtttgagcatctaattcactgattccgcctttgaattagagaAACGACTCTTCtaatcgactcattcagggtcaacgacgatccaacaagtggtatcagagctcaggaagaagagttcagctcaaatttgatccgttttctttcttctacaccttctttttcgatttagacaagtttccacggttaaaatcggacgaatttttcacaggacgtgtattattggacaataacaaaccctagaaagttttagattgaaattcggactaaaaatgggtaaaACAGGCTAAAAACTTAGGATCGTGTTTTCGGACattctgaaccgctcgaaattcCTGTTTGGATTACTTGGATCGCTCGAACGTTCATCGcctggaccgcttattcgtacaGTATAgagtctggaccgctccaaaaactgccttggaccgctcgaacgaacgATATCTGGACCGCTCATAAGACATTTTCTGAACCGCTCGTATGACATTTTCTGGTCCGCTAGATTAAACTTGTTTGGACGGCTTATAGATACATAGATTGGTTTGCTTATTCGGTCAACTGTTTTGGTCCGCACACCCGacttggtccgcttatttggtccAATCCAGTTTGCTCTTTTAGTCAAAGTtgttggttcgcttatctgtccaaccagttccgcttatttgtctaTATTGGTTTTTGTTCATACGATCAATCTGATTTCATTCAAGTGTCAAGATTATTTCTCGACAACCGAGTGTTAGTATATTTCAAAATTACTGGATATTGTTTGAACTGATTAaatttgtttgtttgcttccaggTTATTGATTTTCAGGAGATCAAAAATGTCGAACAAcggtgaagaattctacaatacattctacaacgcgttcacttCCGAATCGTCAGATAGAAGAGCTGAGTTGAAAGAGTATTTAAAAGAGATTTCGGATAATCTGAAATTCGAAAACATGTACGGAAGTCAACAAAAGCCACCAAAATTGATGAAAGTTGAAGAttataattggtggaaaaacaggtttgaaggatgggtgaaagcttttgctcctgaaagctggttaaaattAGTAACTGAATATCAAGCACCAGAAAAAGCAGGAGGAGAGTTAATCGAGGAGAAAGATTATACagaaaaagatgtaaagaatgttGTTGCTGAATACAGAATGATAACTTTGATTAAACAGTCAGTTAGAGAGGATATTATTTCAttacttgaacaagaaaaaacgtCAAAGAAATTGTGGGAAGCATTGGAGAGAAAGTGTGTCGGGAGTAACGAGATTGTAAAGAATaagaagaaattgttgcgtaaagagtttgaagtgttcaattgcatgaaaaatgaatctgtttgtaagatGTTAGAaagatttggacatctgaaaatggagctgATGAGATATAACATAGACTATTCTGAAGAAttgatggtggataaattgtttgatgcattgccaaatgatcaagattggcaatattTTGCTCTTATGCTGAAGAATACAATCAAGCCAGATGATCTAAAAGTTGACTTGCTGATTGAGaggcttgaaagccatgaattggagttaaagagatctaaagtcaacagtccagcATATCAGCAGAATGTAGAGATTTATTACAGAGGAAATGTACCAAATGCTGGTTCTCCAAAAATAGCATTTTCTGCTGAAAGTTCGAAATCagtcaacaatgaaagtcttcacagtggttttcacagtgattcttcttcaaacacttcagatcaaactgcttcaaagaatgtatttcagtgtaatatcgcaatcgatttaaagaatgggcagaacttcagtgaagaatcagcaaaacaacagatggttttcttagcatctgtattggaatcgtatgaaggcctcgttgcagggaagattggaaataccaatttgacaaaagaagagtatgatcaaatagaccccgaagaaatggaactgatggatatcagatggtgcatggccagtgcagttcgtcgagcacaacggttcatggaaattacggggaggaagtcaattggaggGCCATCTACTAAACTGGGTTTTGACAAATCCgaagtgacatgtttcaaatgcaaacagaaaggtcacttcaatcGCGAGTGCATAAACTCGTATGTTGCTGAAgattctgaaaatccgttcaacgaagactattacaagaaagcgatttatcatcaaaataagtctgaaccaccaaggttgaagcagcaggaagaaaaatcaagggctcttgcagtcaCTTATGAGGACGAAGGTTATGACTGGAGCAAAGAAGTTCTTCCAGAACAGGATGCTGTTGGTTATGCATTCGTGGCAAAAGATGATCATGATACATGGTGGAGAAAAGATAGTGCAAGATGGGAGATTGGCAAGCtgtatgaaccatttcaagaagcacagagagccaagagatggaatgaagagttggagtgttacttggatccacaggggaatccagtggtagatccgtcaaaagttgattttgatgctgtaactaatgtgtttccaagtgagcgtGTTTTCAACACAAAAAGACTTTCTGATAGCAGCTATCTGCCAGAGTTGATGAACAAGTTGAAAGAAGTTTTTGAAGCTAGTCTACTGAAGGTagtagagatgaagaagagaaaagaagaagagttgaagaagatgattgaagaggtAAAGACTGTTGCAAAGCTTGCTGGTGAAGAAAATGAAAAAGCTGAGGAAGAACAAAAGCTGAAAGAGatggaagaaaaagttgagaagatACAGGAGACAAAAGCAGCTGAGCACGTCGAGGTGTCAATTACTGAGGTAATCAAATCTTCTGGATTATCAAatgttgaattggttgttgaaaaagaaaacaagtgcaggaattgcattgaaaagtgcaaagcctgtattgaaaaagaagaaataatcaaaacaaaagataatgaaatgaacaaaTTTGAAAATGCGTTAAAActgaaatgtaaagaaaggatTGACACAGAACAAAGTTtaaaattgaaa contains the following coding sequences:
- the LOC118483911 gene encoding 101 kDa malaria antigen-like; its protein translation is MELMDIRWCMASAVRRAQRFMEITGRKSIGGPSTKLGFDKSEVTCFKCKQKGHFNRECINSYVAEDSENPFNEDYYKKAIYHQNKSEPPRLKQQEEKSRALAVTYEDEGYDWSKEVLPEQDAVGYAFVAKDDHDTWWRKDSARWEIGKLYEPFQEAQRAKRWNEELECYLDPQGNPVVDPSKVDFDAVTNVFPSERVFNTKRLSDSSYLPELMNKLKEVFEASLLKVVEMKKRKEEELKKMIEEVKTVAKLAGEENEKAEEEQKLKEMEEKVEKIQETKAAEHVEVSITEVIIADEDCESVAQEEVEDPWFWSDREFVCCFV